From Penicillium psychrofluorescens genome assembly, chromosome: 6, one genomic window encodes:
- a CDS encoding uncharacterized protein (ID:PFLUO_008723-T1.cds;~source:funannotate), translating to MSKAAEAIADSQPPSKAKAATKAASGPGLATAPLKPPRPPTPTPATSTTELTARGSSVSSVSAKKDIVTSATTSMDSDDDFMSDVSSQDDFLDTQDSDNDSLGEDFGDLDGGFSDDKDLLTQKRKPYEVEFKVLNPADIEREQLAQISDVSAILGLPPESAAILLRFGRWKREKLIESYMDHPEVTLEDAGLGTNFEGAAKLETIPGFMCEICCEDGEGLKSYAMRCGHRFCVDCYRHYLGQKIKEEGEAARIECPGEHCHRIVDSRSLDLLVTNDLKTRYRVLLTRTYVDDKENLRWCPAPNCEYAVDCHVKNRDLRRIVPTVKCACSHEFCFGCTLNDHQPTPCGLVKMWLQKCEDDSETANWISANTKECPRCQSTIEKNGGCNHMTCRKCKHEFCWMCMGLWSEHGTSWYNCNRYEEKSGSDARGAQAKSRASLERYLHYYNRYANHEQSAKLDKDLYLKTEKKMTSLQSQSGLSWIEVQFLDTASQALQQCRQTLKWTYAFAFYLARNNLTEIFEDNQKDLEMAVESLSEMFEKPVPDLANLKVDILDKTAYCNKRRIILLSDTAENLKSGEWSFNVTW from the exons ATGTC GAAGGCGGCCGAGGCGATTGCGGATAGCCAGCCTCCCTCCAAAGCCAAAGCCGCCACCAAGGCTGCTTCCGGCCCCGGCCTCGCCACCGCGCCCTTGAAACCGCCGCGTCCGCCCACCCCGACACCTGCCACATCGACGACGGAGTTGACTGCGAGGGGCAGCTCCGTTAGTTCTGTTTCTGCAAAGAAGGACATCGTCACCTCCGCCACGACCAGCATGGACTCAGATGATGATTTCATGTCTGACGTGTCGAGCCAGGATGACTTTTTGGACACCCAGGACAGCGACAATGATAGTCTAGGAGAGG ATTTTGGTGATCTCGACGGCGGATTCTCCGACGACAAAGACCTGCTCACCCAAAAGCGAAAACCCTACGAAGTCGAGTTCAAGGTACTCAACCCTGCAGATATCGAACGAGAACAGCTCGCCCAGATTAGCGATGTCTCCGCCATCCTGGGCCTGCCGCCAGAGTCGGCGGCCATCCTGCTCCGGTTTGGGCGGTGGAAGCGAGAGAAGCTGATCGAGTCATATATGGACCATCCCGAGGTGACGTTGGAGGACGCGGGCTTGGGGACAAATTTTGAAGGCGCTGCGAAGTTGGAAACCATCCCGGGGTTCATGTGTGAGATCTGTTGTGAGGATGGTGAGGGCCTCAAGTCGTACGCGATGCGCTGTGGCCACCGCTTCTGCGTGGACTGCTACCGCCACTACTTGGGCCAGAAAATCaaggaggaaggggaggctGCTCGTATTGAGTGTCCGGGTGAACATTGCCACCGTATCGTGGACTCTCGGTCGCTTGATTTACTAGTGACGAATGATCTCAAGACGCG ATATCGAGTCCTGCTTACACGAACGTACGTGGACGACAAAGAGAATCTACGGTGGTGCCCGGCGCCAAACTGCGAGTACGCGGTGGACTGCCATGTGAAGAACCGGGATCTGCGCCGCATCGTGCCAACAGTGAAGTGTGCCTGCTCGCATGAATTTTGTTTCGGCTGCACCCTCAACGATCACCAGCCCACTCCGTGTGGCCTGGTGAAGATGTGGCTGCAGAAGTGTGAAGATGACTCCGAGACCGCCAACTGGATCTCAGCCAACACCAAGGAATGCCCACGGTGCCAGTCGACGATTGAGAAGAACGGCGGATGCAACCACATGACCTGTCGCAAGTGCAAGCATGAGTTCTGCTGGATGTGCATGGGTCTGTGGTCGGAGCACGGAACCAGCTGGTACAACTGCAATCGATACGAGGAGAAGTCCGGGTCCGACGCCCGCGGTGCCCAAGCCAAGTCGCGCGCCTCGCTAGAGCGGTACCTGCACTACTATAACCGGTATGCGAACCACGAGCAGTCCGCGAAGCTAGACAAGGACCTCTATctcaagaccgagaagaagatgactAGCCTGCAGTCGCAGTCGGGTCTGTCGTGGATTGAGGTGCAGTTCCTAGACACGGCTTCGCAGGCGCTACAGCAGTGCCGGCAGACCCTGAAGTGGACGTACGCGTTTGCCTTTTACCTCGCGCGCAACAACTTGACCGAGATCTTCGAGGATAACCAGAAAgacctggagatggcggtCGAGAGCCTGAGTGAGATGTTCGAGAAGCCCGTCCCGGACCTGGCGAACCTCAAAGTCGACATCCTGGACAAGACGGCCTACTGCAACAAGCGCCGCATCATCCTATTGAGCGACACTGCCGAGAATCTCAAGAGTG GGGAATGGTCATTCAACGTAACCTGGTAA
- a CDS encoding uncharacterized protein (ID:PFLUO_008720-T1.cds;~source:funannotate): MFAARRLATNVPRVRPQAALFHNTAPAFVQKGDAIPNLDVLVEDSPGNKVNLAKEIKGKGVIIGTPAAFSPACSSTHVPGYINHPKLREAGQVFVISVNDPFVTKAWADSLDPSGKSGVRFLGDPSGKFTEALDLSFDSASIFGNNRSKRYALLVENGKVSEAFVEPDNTGVNVSTAEKVLG; encoded by the exons ATGTTCGCCGCCCGTCGACTCGCAACCAACGTCCCACGCGTGCGCCCCCAGGCCGCGCTCTTCCACAACACCGCGCCGGCCTTTGTGCAGAAGGGTGATGCCATCCCAAACCTTGACGTGCTGGTCGAGGACTCTCCCGGCAACAAGGTCAATttggccaaggagatcaagggcaagggtGTCATCATTGGTACCCCTGCTGCCTTCA GCCCTGCATGCTCCAGCACCCATGTCCCCGGCTACATCAATCACCCCAAGCTCAGGGAGGCTGGCCAGGTCTTTGTCATCTCCGTCAATGACCCATTCGT GACTAAGGCATGGGCCGATTCTCTCGACCCGTCGGGCAAGAGCGGT GTGCGCTTCCTGGGCGACCCGAGCGGCAAGTTCACCGAAGCTCTGGACCTGAGCTTCGACAGCGCCTCCATCTTTGGCAACAACCGCAGCAAGCGGTACGCACTGCTGGTGGAAAACGGCAAAGTCAGCGAGGCTTTTGTGGAGCCTGATAACACCGGCGTGAATG TCTCGACGGCCGAGAAAGTGCTCGGTTAA
- a CDS encoding uncharacterized protein (ID:PFLUO_008719-T1.cds;~source:funannotate), whose protein sequence is MERCVAVIGAGILGRRIGCVFVAAGYRVHIQDLSSDTLESALEFIDANKVDFATMRKAQGNGHPDSIDCTWGRVEKLGNPTEGENGEEPDYTEFTSRISSHPSFGSCDVFTDIASAVSNAWLIIEAVPEKLELKKQIFADLDAMAPPDCILGSNSSSFRSSLMTTYVSPDRRKRMLNIHFTMPPKINIVELMTNGETDAQVLKHLKNILSSCGMLTVIAQCESTGFIFNRLWAAIKREIMQMLSEGVSNPNEIDGLWGHFFQNGPLPCQLMDEVGLDTVAFIEDNYFYPLLHSLSRSLNSFMFSRAARPLTVLSRGCRYLLTPHPSLPRASSFSVTARSSAAINAAMADTSGITPDSLKSKLIEKLQAQHVEIEDLSGGCGQAFQAVIVSPQFESKNMLARHRLVNSVLKEEIAAIHAWTPKCYTPEQWQALQ, encoded by the exons ATGGAGCGTTGTGTCGCGGTTATCGGAGCAGGGATTCTAGGACGACGAATCGGGTGTGTTTTTGTAGCAGCCGGCTACAGAGTGCACATCCAGGACTTGTCCTCGGATACGCTGGAGAGCGCCCTGGAATTTATTGATGCGAACAAAGTGGACTTTGCGACCATGCGAAAGGCACAGGGTAATGGCCATCCGGATAGTATCGACTGTACTTGGGGACGGGTTGAGAAACTCGGAAATCCAACAGAGGGTGAAAATGGAGAGGAGCCTGATTACACCGAATTTACCAGTCGcatttcttctcatccatCATTCGGCTCCTGCGATGTTTTCACAGATATTGCATCGGCTGTCTCAAACGCCTGGCTGATTATTGAGGCTGTTCCTGAGAAATTGGAACTCAAGAAACAGATATTCGCCGACTTAGATGCAATGGCACCCCCGGATTGCATCCTTGGTTCCAATAGCTCGTCGTTCAGGTCGAGCTTAATGACTACCTACGTTTCGCCTGATCGTCGGAAGCGCATGCTGAACATTCACTTTACCATGCCTCCTAAGATCAACATAGTTGAACTGATGACAAATGGCGAGACGGACGCTCAGGTGTTGAAACATCTCAAAAACATATTGAGTAGCTGTGGTATGTTGACAGTCATAGCTCAGTGTGAATCAACAGG ATTCATCTTCAACCGTCTTTGGGCTGCAATCAAACGTGAAATCATGCAGATGCTCTCCGAGGGCGTGAGTAATCCGAACGAGATCGATGGCCTTTGGGGGCATTTTTTCCAAAATGGCCCGCTACCCTGCCAATTGATGGACGAAGTTGGATTGGACACAGTCGCCTTCATTGAGGACAATTAT TTCTACCCACTCCTCCATTCCCTCTCCCGATCTCTCAATTCCTTCATGTTCTCCCGCGCCGCCCGCCCCTTGACCGTCTTGAGCAGAGGCTGCCGCTATCTTCTCACTCCGCACCCGTCTCTACCCCGGgcatcatccttctccgtcaccgcgcgctcctccgccgccatcaacgcagccatggcggacaCTTCTGGGATCACGCCCGACTCTCTAAAGAGCAAGTTGATTGAGAAGCTGCAGGCACAGCATGTTGAGATTGAGGATTTGTCCG GTGGCTGCGGACAGGCCTTCCAGGCTGTCATTGTCTCCCCCCAATTCGAGAGCAAGAACATGCTTGCACGCCACCGGCTGGTCAACTCCgtgctgaaggaggagatcgctgCTATCCATGCTTGGACGCCCAAGTGCTATACTCCGGAGCAGTGGCAGGCGCTGCAGTAG
- a CDS encoding uncharacterized protein (ID:PFLUO_008724-T1.cds;~source:funannotate), which produces MYPVDLLKTRMQILNPSTGGLYTGLTNAVSTIYRIEGWRTLWKGVSSVIVGAGPAHAVYFGTYELVKDMAGGNVDEGHHPLAAATSGAAATIASDALMNPFDVMKQRMQVHGSVHKSLLQCARTLYHTEGFQAFYVSYPTTLCMTVPFTATQFVAYESISKVMNPKMEYDPFTHCIAGGLAGAFAAGLTTPLDVVKTLLQTRGVADSEEVRSARGLFNAAAIIKRQFGWTGFLRGMRPRIISTMPSTAICWTSYEMAKAYFKRHLD; this is translated from the exons ATGTACCCGGTGGATTTGCTCAAG ACGCGCATGCAAATCCTGAACCCTTCGACCGGAGGTCTTTACACGGGGTTGACCAATGCGGTGTCTACAATCTATCGCATTGAAGGCTGGCGGACACTATGGAAGGGCGTGTCGAGTGTGATTGTCGGTGCAG GTCCGGCACACGCGGTGTATTTCGGCACGTACGAGCTCGTCAAGGATATGGCTGGTGGCAATGTCGACGAAGGGCATCATCCCTTAGCTGCTGCGACCAGCGGTGCTGCGGCCACGATTGCCAGCGACGCATTGATGAATCCTTTTGATG TGATGAAGCAGCGCATGCAGGTCCACGGCTCAGTCCACAAGAGCCTTCTCCAATGCGCCCGAACGCTCTATCACACCGAGGGCTTCCAGGCCTTCTACGTCTCCTACCCTACCACGCTCTGCATGACCGTGCCCTTCACGGCGACCCAGTTTGTCGCCTACGAGTCCATCTCCAAGGTGATGAACCCCAAGATGGAATACGACCCTTTCACCCACTGCATCGCCGGTGGTCTGGCCGGCGCCTTTGCCGCTGGACTCACCACTCCCCTAGACGTCGTCAAGACGCTCCTTCAGACCCGCGGCGTTGCGGATAGCGAAGAGGTTCGCTCCGCCCGGGGTCTCTTCAACGCTGCGGCCATCATCAAGCGCCAATTCGGATGGACGGGCTTCTTGCGGGGCATGCGGCCCCGGATTATTTCCACCATGCCGAGTACGGCGATCTGCTG GACATCCTATGAGATGGCCAAGGCGTATTTCAAGCGCCATCTTGACTAA
- a CDS encoding uncharacterized protein (ID:PFLUO_008722-T1.cds;~source:funannotate), with amino-acid sequence MGPKQKGGGQKQKGNAAEEVEETLQAVVLADTFETRFEPFTLDKPRCLLPLANTPLIEYTLEFLANAGVEEVFLYGGAHSDQLEKYINASKWRALSSPFRQLRFLKSTSTSVGDVMRDLDGKHLITGDFILVSGDVISNLPIEGALTKHRLRRATDKNAIMTIVLREAGRKHRTKSTSISPVFVIDPTKDRCLHYEEIDERAEDDQPTRLNIDTDIILSHAELDIRQDLIDCSIDICTPDVLSLWSDSFDYQSPRKHFLYGVLKDYELNGKTLHTYIITENYAARVRNLKAYDAVSKDIISRWTYPLCPDTNLLPGHTYDLRKGSLYQEQGVTLARSCVVGRRTVIGTGTSIGDRTTVHNTVLGRHCKIGKNVKLDGAYIWDHVVIGDGSDVRGAIVADGVVVGKKCTVAPGALLSYGVKIADGVTVPSGQRITKALRDGMDVASDPKVVGAGGEGYEFVPGDEDDEDEDAASEASSGLVYRMPNLSLSSASISTLSSELSEGSWPRSGRSSFSSGDEEQDNFYHEASASAFDMLRDDNAADVVVLELVSMRMTANASDQAMRRAVVVSFMKRIQQLMEGGKGAGEAVHDVFSKYREVVDRCCLLDRNKEAKKDQVDLLLLLQQDLVHRHKGDTILLFTAKELYELELVDEEAYELWWRDERSTESEEMRTVRAQAQQFVDWLADAEEEESSEEEEDESEED; translated from the exons ATGGGTCCCAAGCAAAAAGGTGGTGGCCAGAAGCAGAAGGGGAAcgccgcggaggaggtggaggagacgCTGCAGGCTGTC GTTCTTGCGGATACTTTCGAGACCCGATTCGAGCCATTTACGCTAGACAAGCCACGG TGTCTTCTCCCCCTCGCCAATACCCCTCTGATCGAATATACGCTCGAATTCCTGGCCAATGCCGGTGTGGAAGAGGTTTTCTTGTACGGCGGGGCTCATTCAGACCAGCTGGAGAAGTACATCAA TGCCTCAAAATGGAGAGCCCTCTCGTCACCCTTCAGACAGCTCAGATTTCTCAaatccacctccacctccgtcGGCGACGTCATGCGTGATCTGGACGGCAAGCACCTCATCACCGGCGatttcatcctcgtctccgGCGACGTGATCAGCAACCTACCCATCGAGGGCGCGCTCACCAAGCACCGCCTGCGCCGTGCAACCGACAAGAATGCCATCATGACCATAGTGCTTCGCGAAGCCGGCCGGAAACACCGAACCAAGTCCACGTCGATCTCGCCGGTGTTTGTGATCGATCCCACCAAGGACCGGTGTCTGCACTACGAGGAAATCGACGAGCGGGCGGAGGACGACCAGCCCACACGATTGAATATCGATACGGATATAATCCTGTCGCATGCGGAGCTGGATATTCGTCAGGATCTCATCGACTGCAGTATCGATATCTGTACGCCTGATGTGCTGAGTCTGTGGTCGGATAGTTTCGACTACCAATCACCCCGGAAACATTTCTTATATGGTGTGTTGAAGGACTACGAGCTGAACGGCAAGACTCTCCATACCTACATCATCACGGAGAACTACGCGGCGCGGGTACGGAACTTGAAGGCATACGATGCCGTGAGCAAGGATATCATCTCGCGCTGGACATACCCCTTGTGCCCGGACACCAACCTGCTTCCTGGGCATACGTACGATCTGCGCAAGGGTAGTTTGTATCAGGAGCAGGGGGTGACGCTCGCCCGGTCCTGCGTGGTCGGTCGCCGCACGGTGATTGGGACTGGGACGAGTATCGGAGACCGGACGACGGTGCACAACACCGTTCTGGGTCGCCACTGCAAGATCGGGAAGAACGTTAAGCTTGACGGCGCATATATCTGGGACCATGTTGTGATTGGGGACGGTTCAGATGTCCGTGGTGCTATTGTGGCGGATGGCGTCGTGGTCGGTAAGAAGTGTACGGTTGCGCCTGGCGCGCTGCTCTCATATGGTGTCAAAATTGCAGATGGTGTGACTGTTCCGAGCGGGCAGCGGATCACTAAAGCCTTGCGGGATGGCATGGATGTTGCCAGTGATCCCAAGGTCGTTGGCGCAGGTGGAGAAGGCTATGAGTTTGTGCCtggtgacgaggatgatgaagatgaggacgCCGCAAGCGAAGCCTCGTCGGGACttg TTTACCGCATGCccaatctctctctttcttctgcctcGATCTCCACACTGTCATCCGAACTATCAGAAGGATCCTGGCCACGATCCGGCCGAAGCAGTTTCTCTAGCGGGGACGAGGAACAAGACAACTTCTACCACGAAGCCTCCGCCAGTGCATTTGACATGCTGCGCGATGACAACGCCGCAGACGTGGTGGTGCTAGAGTTGGTCAGTATGCGCATGACCGCCAATGCATCCGACCAAGCAATGCGACGTGCCGTGGTGGTCTCATTCATGAAGCGCATCCAGCAATTGATGGAAGGCGGCAAGGGCGCCGGCGAAGCCGTCCACGACGTCTTTTCCAAGTACCGTGAGGTCGTGGACCGCTGCTGTCTATTGGACCGCAACAAGGAAGCGAAGAAGGACCAGGTGGATTTGCTGCTTCTGCTACAGCAGGACTTGGTCCATCGCCACAAGGGGGACACGATCTTGCTGTTTACGGCGAAGGAGCTGTAtgagctggagctggtggatgaggaggcgTATGAGCTGTGGTGGAGGGATGAGCGGTCGACTGAGTCGGAGGAGATGCGGACTGTTCGGGCTCAGGCTCAGCAGTTTGTGGATTGGCTTGCCgacgcggaggaggaggagagtagtgaggaagaagaggatgagagcGAAGAAGATTAG
- a CDS encoding uncharacterized protein (ID:PFLUO_008721-T1.cds;~source:funannotate) gives MDAGQTSANPAPAGNSSDFVRKLYKMLEDPSYSSIVRWGDEGDSFVVLECEKFTKTILPKHFKHSNFASFVRQLNKYDFHKVRQNNEESGQSPYGQNAWEFKHPEFRANSKDSLDNIRRKAPAPRKPTTSTEESVPTQQIDLLNQQIVAQQQQIQHISDRFAQLSVDHQLMMQEVLRVQKTVVNHESVIHQVMNYLLSVDARQRRDSKASVSFQGQGGSSMSGDEPSSPLQQASKLLSDMNAELQFNLTGLDGMNDPQKAGAAPVVSTPTMDAAARNGGVRASTSAGPNPALVYPKMSGELEPVVYPVGATNGIDPMYSEHVNNVPYAMPPKTEIESTETRRQYPDNRKKSTNVDPGWMRSPHILLVEDDATCRQIGGKFLYSFNCVIDTAFNGLEAVNKIQEGSKYDLILMDIIMPHLDGVSACHLIRQADRTPIIAMTSNIRSDDIQLYFQHGMDDVLPKPFTRKSLLDMLEKHLVHLKTMPQGIEAAPPGATMAMAAQTSASQSIKEDSSPGQSPAGSMNNWQSPGQFQAMQTVPPNMPPVQGQYVSAAPAAYAVDQNGVQYPATQPVAVPAVGTPARPPHRRQMSEMSPAADNGNMAKRQRMYTQQPQPMMAVQAGRPG, from the exons ATGGACGCTGGCCAGACCTCTGCGAATCCCGCCCCCGCGGGCAACTCCAGCGATTTT GTTCGCAAACTCTACAA AATGCTGGAGGACCCCTCGTATTCCTCGATCGTGCGCTGGGGAGACGAAGGGGACAGCTTCGTCGTCTTGGAG TGTGAGAAATTCACCAAGACCATCCTACCCAAACATTTCAAGCACAGCAACTTTGCCAGTTTCGTGCGCCAACTCAACAAGTACGATTTTCACAAAGTCCGACAGAATAATGAGGAGAGTGGCCAGTCGCCGTACGGGCAGAAT GCGTGGGAGTTCAAGCACCCGGAGTTCCGGGCCAACAGCAAGGATTCCCTCGATAATATCCGTCGCAAGGCCCCTGCGCCACGCAAGCCGACCACAAGCACCGAAGAATCGGTACCCACTCAACAGATCGATCTGCTCAACCAGCAGATCgttgcgcagcagcagcagatccaacACATTTCCGACCGCTTTGCACAACTCTCCGTGGATCATCAGCTCATGATGCAGGAGGTGTTGCGCGTGCAAAAGACGGTCGTGAATCATGAGAGTGTCATTCATCAGGTGATGAACTACTTGCTGTCGGTGGACGCGCGCCAGCGACGGGATAGTAAAGCATCCGTGTCGTTCCAGGGTCAGGGTGGTTCGTCCATGAGCGGCGACGagccatcatcgccactGCAGCAGGCGTCCAAGCTGCTGAGTGACATGAACGCGGAACTTCAATTCAATCTGACCGGGTTGGACGGGATGAATGATCCTCAAAAAGCTGGCGCCGCGCCAGTGGTCTCGACACCCACGATGGATGCCGCTGCTCGGAATGGTGGCGTTCGCGCGTCCACCTCTGCGGGACCCAACCCGGCTCTGGTCTATCCCAAGATGAGCGGAGAGTTGGAACCGGTGGTCTACCCCGTGGGCGCCACCAACGGGATTGACCCCATGTACAGCGAGCATGTCAACAACGTGCCATACGCGATGCCACCCAAGACAGAGATCGAGTCGACCGAAACCCGCCGACAGTACCCTGACAACCGGAAAAAGAGCACCAATGTCGATCCAGGCTGGATGCGCAGCCCGCACATTCTCTTGGTGGAGGACGACGCTACCTGCCGACAGATCGGTGGGAAATTCCTCTATTCTTTTAACTGCGTGATTGACACGGCA TTCAATGGTCTCGAAGCTGTGAACAAGATCCAGGAAGGCTCGAAATACGATCTGATTCTTATGGATATCATTATGCCTCATCTAGACGGTGTATCAGCATGCCACCTTATCCGGCAAGCCGACCGAACccccatcatcgccatgacCTCCAACATTCGCAGCGATGACATCCAACTCTACTTCCAACATG GAATGGATGACGTTCTTCCGAAGCCCTTCACCCGAAAGAGTCTTCTTGATATGCTTGAGAAGCATCTGGTTCATCTCAAGACGATGCCGCAAGGCATCGAAGCTGCGCCGCCTGGCGCCACAATGGCCATGGCAGCTCAGACATCGGCATCCCAGTCCATTAAAGAAGACAGCTCTCCCGGCCAGTCGCCCGCCGGGTCTATGAATAACTGGCAATCCCCGGGCCAGTTCCAAGCCATGCAGACCGTCCCGCCCAACATGCCTCCCGTCCAAGGACAATACGTTTCAGCGGCACCCGCCGCATACGCCGTCGACCAAAACGGCGTTCAGTACCCAGCCACACAACCGGTTGCTGTCCCTGCGGTCGGGACACCCGCTCGTCCACCGCATCGACGGCAGATGTCCGAGATGTCCCCAGCCGCAGACAACGGGAACATGGCCAAACGGCAACGCATGTACACCCAACAACCGCAGCCCATGATGGCCGTGCAAGCTGGACGGCCCGGCTaa